The proteins below come from a single Metarhizium brunneum chromosome 1, complete sequence genomic window:
- the BSC6_0 gene encoding Bypass of stop codon protein 6 encodes MASPQLSAPVPRWTGFQDSNEDQLSHDNKSAAASLLRNTEDGAEVAGDDLQDDADGYEVDNNPRREAWNNPRINMYRYCAVNLSFFVMGMHDGCIGIEEYYGINHTTVSTIFIVPFLGYVTAALSNNWIHYQVGQRGIAFLGPLFRLIGYVPIVFRPPFPLLPILFMFTGFGSGIEDSAYNAWVGNMHQTNELLGIIHGAFGLGATVAPIISSTMVAKLKMPWYSFYYIFILVVCVELSFGLWAFWGATGAAHREKLHKGGSGGGARTATVLREPVTWLIAIFLLLYAGAEVSLGGWIPTFMMEERHADGLLAGVTATLFWLGLSLGRIVLGFVTGRVGERLAITAYLVLCIAFQLMYWLVPTTVGAMLFVSALGFFLGPLFPAAIVVATQILPAEYHISAIGFSSAIGGGGAAVLPFAVGAIAEGHGVGVLQPIILAVLVFLIGIWVCLPRKARGRKGANLGE; translated from the exons ATGGCGAGCCCTCAACTCTCTGCGCCTGTGCCCAGATGGACGGGTTTCCAGGACAGTAACGAAGATCAACTATCCCACGACAACAAGTCGGCCGCTGCCAGTCTCTTGCGAAACACAGAAGATGGTGCTGAAGTAGCTGGCGATGATCTCCAAGATGACGCAGACGGCTACGAAGTCGATAACAACCCCCGTCGTGAAGCATGGAACAATCCACGAATCAACATGTATCGATATTGCGCGGTCAATTTGTCATTTTTCGTTATGGGCATGCATGACGGCTGCATCGGC ATCGAAGAATACTATGGTATAAACCATACCACTGTCTCAACAATATTCATAGTGCCGTTTCTTGGATATGTTACCGCAGCACTGTCGAATAACTGGATTCACTATCAGGTTGGCCAGCGAGGCATCGCGTTCCTAGGCCCGCTCTTCCGCCTCATTGGATATGTTCCAATAGTCTTTCGTCCGCCATTTCCTCTTCTACCCATACTCTTCATGTTCACTGGATTTGGAAGTGGTATTGAAGACAGCGCTTACAATGCGTGGGTCGGCAACATGCACCAAACCAacgagctgctgggcatCATTCATGGGGCGTTTGGTCTCGGCGCAACTGTGGCACCTATTATTTCGTCGACTATGGTGGCCAAGCTGAAGATGCCCTGGTACTCCTTCTACTACATTTTCATCTTGGTTGTGTGTGTTGAGCTTTCCTTTGGACTGTGGGCTTTTTGGGGTGCTACTGGAGCAGCACACCGCGAGAAGCTTCACAAAGGGGGCTCTGGTGGAGGAGCAAGGACGGCCACGGTCCTCCGAGAGCCCGTCACATGGCTAATCGCCATCTTTTTACTCCTGTATGCCGGTGCGGAGGTTAGTCTAGGTGGTTGGATCCCAACTTTCATGATGGAGGAGAGACATGCCGACGGTCTTCTGGCCGGCGTCACTGCCACACTCTTCTGGCTCGGCTTATCACTTGGCCGGATTGTTTTAGGTTTCGTCACGGGTCGGGTTGGAGAGAGGCTCGCCATCACCGCATATTTAGTATTATGCATTGCTTTTCAACTTATGTATTGGTTAGTTCCCACCACAGTCGGTGCAATGTTGTTCGTATCGGCTTTGGGTTTCTTTCTGGGGCCGCTCTTTCCGGCCGCCATCGTCGTTGCAACCCAAATACTACCTGCTGAGTATCACATCAGTGCTATTGGGTTCTCGTCTGCCATTGGAGGCGGTGGCGCTGCTGTCTTGCCATTTGCTGTTGGTGCCATCGCAGAAGGTCATGGCGTTGGAGTGCTGCAGCCTATTATTCTGGCAGTCTTGGTTTTCCTAATTGGAATATGGGTTTGTCTGCCCCGGAAAGCACGAGGGAGGAAGGGTGCCAACCTGGGAGAGTGA
- the KGD1 gene encoding 2-oxoglutarate dehydrogenase yields the protein MLRNPLCRASSQVLRGARCSAALSRSSIPTVSARTSSWKLAAVRRPLAATAARSYATDALHSPPDPSDNFLSGGAANYIDEMYMQWKQDPKSVHVSWQVYFKNMESGDMPISQAFQPPPNLVPNMTGGVPRLAGNLALDDGSDVTNHLKVQLLVRAYQARGHHKANIDPLGIRNTAEGFGNIKPKELTLEHYGFTEADLDTEYTLGPGILPRFKREGRDKMTLREIVAACERIYAGSWGVEFIHIPDREKCDWLRERLEVPQPFKYSIDEKRRVLDRLIWSSSFESFLATKYPNDKRFGLEGCETLVPGMKALIDRSVDYGVKDIVIGMPHRGRLNVLSNVVRKPNESIFSEFAGTLGAEDEGSGDVKYHLGMNFERPTPSGKRVQLSLVANPSHLEAEDPVVLGKTRAIQHYNNDEKTHRTAMGVLLHGDAAFAAQGIVYECLGFHSLPAFSTGGTIHLVVNNQIGFTTDPRFARSTAYCTDIAKAIDAPVFHVNADDVEAVNFVCQLAADWRAEFQHDVVIDLICYRKHGHNETDQPSFTQPLMYKRIQQKEPQIDVYVNKLLREGTFTKEDIEEHKQWVWGMLEESFDKSKDYTPTSKEWTTSAWNGFKSPKELATEILPHHATGVDSKTLDHVGEVIGSAPEGFQIHRNLKRILTNRTKSVVEGKNIDFPTAEALAFGTLVTEGYHVRVSGQDVERGTFSQRHAVFHEQENEKTYTPLQHISKDQGKFVISNSSLSEFGALGFEYGYSLQSPNALVMWEAQFGDFANNAQCIIDQFIASGEVKWMQRTGLVMSLPHGYDGQGPEHSSGRLERYLQLSNEDPRIFPTEEKLARQHQDCNMQIAYMTTPANLFHVLRRQMHRQFRKPLVIFFSKSLLRHPLARSNIEDFSGEDAGFQWIIPDPEHQTGAIKAPEEIDRVILCTGQVWAALHKYRADNKVDNVAFTRIEQLNPFPWQQLKENLDMYPNAKTIVWAQEEPLNAGAWSFTQPRIETLLNQTQYHDRKHVMYAGRNPSASVATGAKHLHKKEEEDFLEMAFTVKQDKLKGE from the exons ATGTTGAGGAATCCGCTCTGTAGAGCTAGTTCACAGGTGCTCCGCGGTGCTCGATGCTCCGCAGCTctgtcaagaagctccaTCCCGACAGTCTCTGCCCGAACGTCATCATGGAagctcgccgccgtccgCCGTCCGCTGGCTGCGACGGCCGCGAGGTCCTACGCAACTGATGCCCTCCACTCGCCGCCGGACCCGAGTGACAACTTTCTGTCTGGAGGCGCTGCCAATTACATTGATGAGATGTACATGCAGTGGAAGCAGGATCCCAAGAGTGTTCACGTGTCCTGGCAGGTCTATTTCAAGAACATGGAAAGTGGCGACATGCCCATTTCCCAGGCTTTtcagccgccgccaaactTGGTTCCAAACATGACTGGGGGCGTGCCCCGTCTTGCCGGCAACCTAGCACTTGATGATGGCTCTGATGTTACAAATCATCTGAAAGTGCAGCTGCTCGTCCGCGCCTACCAGGCCCGTGGCCATCacaaggccaacattgaTCCTCTTGGTATCAGGAACACTGCTGAGGGCTTTGGTAACATCAAGCCCAAAGAGCTGACCCTCGAACACTATGGATTCACCGAAGCCGACCTTGACACCGAATATACCCTGGGACCCGGTATTTTGCCTCGATTCAAACGCGAAGGCCGTGATAAGATGACACTCCGAGAAATTGTGGCCGCTTGTGAGAGGATCTACGCCGGATCCTGGGGTGTCGAGTTCATTCACATTCCCGATCGCGAGAAGTGCGACTGGCTGCGTGAGCGTCTCGAAGTTCCCCAGCCGTTCAAGTACTCCATTGACGAGAAGCGTCGCGTCCTTGATCGGCTTATTTGGAGTTCCAGCTTCGAGTCTTTCCTGGCAACCAAGTATCCTAATGATAAGCGGTTTGGGCTGGAGGGCTGCGAGACCCTTGTCCCTGGTATGAAGGCTTTGATTGACCGCAGTGTGGATTATGGTGTCAAGGACATCGTCATTGGCATGCCTCACCGTGGTCGTCTCAACGTTCTCAGCAACGTTGTGCGCAAACCGAACGAATCGATCTTTTCAGAATTTGCTGGTACACTAGGTGCTGAGGACGAGGGTTCAGGCGATGTCAAGTACCACTTGGGAATGAACTTTGAGCGTCCTACTCCGTCAGGTAAACGCGTTCAGCTCTCACTGGTCGCAAACCCTTCTCACTTGGAAGCCGAAGACCCTGTTGTCCTGGGCAAGACTCGAGCTATCCAGCACTACAATAATGATGAGAAGACCCACAGAACCGCCATGGGGGTTCTCCTGCATGGTGATGCTGCCTTTGCTGCCCAGGGCATTGTTTACGAATGTTTGGGTTTCCACTCCCTACCTGCCTTCTCAACTGGGGGCACGATTCATCTTGTTGTGAACAACCAAATTGGCTTCACAACTGACCCTCGATTCGCCCGCTCTACAGCCTACTGCACTGACATTGCCAAGGCTATCGACGCCCCTGTCTTCCACGTCAATGCCGATGACGTCGAAGCTGTCAACTTTGTTTGCCAGCTGGCTGCTGACTGGCGTGCCGAGTTCCAGCACGATGTTGTCATTGACTTAATCTGCTACCGAAAGCATGGCCACAACGAAACGGATCAGCCGTCGTTCACCCAACCCCTCATGTACAAGAGAATTCAGCAGAAGGAGCCTCAGATTGACGTCTATGTCAACAAGCTTTTACGAGAAGGCACTTTCACAAAGGAAGATATTGAAGAGCACAAACAATGGGTTTGGGGTATGCTTGAAGAGAGCTTTGACAAGTCCAAGGACTACACTCCCACCTCCAAGGAGTGGACTACTTCTGCGTGGAATGGCTTCAAGTCCCCCAAGGAGCTAGCTACGGAGATCCTCCCTCACCACGCTACTGGTGTGGACAGTAAGACTCTAGACCACGTTGGCGAAGTCATTGGCTCTGCCCCTGAAGGTTTCCAGATTCATCGTAACCTGAAGCGCATTCTCACCAACCGGACTAAGTCTGTTGTTGAAGGAAAGAATATTGATTTCCCTACCGCGGAGGCTCTAGCGTTTGGTACCTTGGTCACTGAAGGATACCACGTTCGTGTTTCTGGCCAAGATGTTGAGCGAGGCACATTCTCTCAGCGTCATGCCGTCTTCCATGAACAAGAGAACGAGAAGACATACACCCCACTGCAGCACATTAGTAAGGACCAGGGCAAATTTGTCATCTCCAACTCCTCCCTGAGTGAGTTTGGTGCCCTTGGGTTCGAGTACGGTTACTCCCTGCAGTCACCCAATGCCCTGGTTATGTGGGAAGCCCAGTTCGGTGACTTTGCCAACAATGCTCAGTGTATCATCGACCAGTTTATTGCCTCTGGAGAAGTGAAGTGGATGCAGCGAACTGGTCTTGTTATGTCTCTCCCTCACGGGTATGATGGTCAAGGCCCCGAGCACTCGTCTGGTCGTCTGGAACGTTATCTCCAGTTGTCCAACGAGGATCCTCGTATTTTCCCGACTGAGGAGAAGCTTGCGAGACAGCACCAAGACTGCAACATGCAGATTGCCTACATGACAACCCCAGCCAACTTGTTCCATGTTCTGCGCCGACAGATGCACCGACAGTTCCGAAAGC CTCTTGTCATATTTTTCTCCAAGTCTTTGCTCCGCCACCCGCTCGCTCGCTCAAATATTGAGGATTTCAGTGGCGAGGATGCTGGCTTCCAGTGGATTATCCCTGATCCTGAGCATCAAACTGGTGCAATCAAGGCCCCTGAAGAGATTGACCGTGTCATTCTGTGCACTGGTCAGGTCTGGGCTGCCCTACATAAGTACCGAGCCGACAACAAGGTTGACAACGTGGCTTTCACCCGCATCGAGCAGCTAAACCCATTCCCTTGGCAGCAGCTGAAGGAGAACCTCGACATGTACCCTAACGCCAAAACCATTGTCTGGGCTCAGGAGGAACCTCTCAACGCTGGTGCTTGGAGCTTCACCCAACCCCGCATTGAGACTCTTCTCAACCAGACCCAGTACCACGACCGAAAACATGTCATGTACGCTGGCCGTAATCCGAGTGCGTCTGTTGCCACTGGCGCGAAACATCTGcacaagaaagaagaagaggatttCTTGGAAATGGCTTTCACCGTGAAGCAGGACAAGCTGAAGGGCGAGTAA